TCATAGTAAGAGTTTAGAAAAATTAGTAAAGCATTTATGACAGATTTTTCACTTTAAACACGATTAATTTATGCATTTTTTATAAAAAATTGAAAGTAAATGTGTCCTATAGTAACATGAACAGCTAACAGAGCCTTTCTGAAAAGTGTTTATTATCCGTTCTAGGAACGTATATTTCTAGATGTCTCTTCAAATTTTTAAACTCACCTTTTAGCATACCTCCATATTCACCATCTAAGTTCAGCTTAACATCTCGTTCTACTGAAATACTTATACTATTAGCCTTGAGGTATTTAATCTTAGCATGTTTTAGATGTTTGCCACTTAGTGTCTGAATACCTAACCCTAATAGCTTAGGAAGAATCATCTTTTCTATAATGATGAGGTCAAATTGACCATCATCTAATTTTGACTTAGAGGCAAGACGTTCAAAACCACCCACTGAATTTGTATTGCATACTAAAAATAAAACAATGTCCCCATCATAAACATGGCCATCATATTCAATATGTGCATTCATTGGAGTCATAAACGGTAACTTTCTTATTCCTCTAAAATAATAAGCAAGCGAACCTAAAACCGTTTTTAATTTGCTAGGCACCTCGTAAGTAACCTCTGACAATGCACCACCGGCTGCTATATTCACAAAGTACTTATCATCTGCTTTTCCTATATCTAGTTCTCGACTAAAACCATTTACTATAATATCGCAAGCAGCTTTTACATTTCTTGGTATTTCTAGTGCTCTGGCAAAATCATTAGTAGTACCTGACGGTATTAATCCTAATCTAGGACGGTATTCCTTCTCAGCTAGCCCATTTACAACTTCAAAGATCGTACCGTCTCCACCAGCTGCAATTACTAAATCATAACGTTGTTTTACCGCCGTCTCTGCAGCATGTTTTGCACACCCTGGCCCTTTTGTAGCATGTACACTTGCCTCATATCCCGCATCTTCTAAACGCTCTAGTATATAAGGTAACCGTTTTTTGATTAACTCTTTACCCGATGTTGGATTATAAATCAAACGCGCTCTTTTCATTTCATATTCCCCTACCTTAACGTTATACTACTACAATTATTAGTGTTGATTTTATTATAAAATAATCTACTTTAAGTTGTTCAAAATTACTGACTATAGAGAGATAAATTCACAATTTATTCGGTAAAATTATGTTTTTATCTATATATATTATAAACTATTTAATTGTTAATTTCTACCTTTTAATTATTCTATTCTATATATATTATGGATTCTGAAAAATAAGATTATGTCAAATAAAAAAAGGCCAATAAAAATTGACCTTCATACTCATTTACTTTTGCTTCGAGTTCTTTTTCTAAACTTACTACATCCACAATTCTTGACGATTTTATAAACTAAACTTGGCTCGTTGACCTCAATGGTTTTTCCACAATCACATTCACATAAGTAATGACTACTCTCATGCTTACTTATACTAGATGATTTTTTTTGTCCTACGTATTCAACAACTTTTAAATCTCCAAATGTTTCTCCGGCTGAAATCATGTAATCAACTCCTGAACATATTATATGCAAAGGAGTTTAAGTTATACGAACGATCTGTTTACAAATATTTCTACTTCACAGCGTCTTTACTTATTACGATAAGAATCGGTGTCTTTGTAGCCCAGCCCATTAAGTTCTAAGCAGTATTGGGATACTTCATAAAGTTCAACGTTATTTTATTGAACCGTTTAGGTTGGTCGATATTACAAACATGCCCACTGTCTTTAATGCAAGCTAGCTTTAATTCTGATTGTTTCTTAACCAATTCTTTAATCGATGTTAGAAAGAGATGGTCCTCTTCCCCCATTACGAAGAGTGTCGGTACACCTTTTGAGTCTAGTTGTAGATTACGCAAGTATGGATTTAATGATTTCGTTAAAGTAAACCAGCGAATAAATTGCTTTTGACACATGCGTTTAGCTTGTTCTACAAATGCATGCCTTGATTCGTTATGTGCCTGCTTAGGCATTATAATCCAAGCAAATAATTTATACAGCCAGATATATGGTAAAATATATTTAAAAAGATGACCTAAAGCAATCAAAAACTTAGTACGTATATCGAGTTGGATGACTGCGCCACCTAATATCATAGATTGTACGCGATCTGAGTGATAACGAGTGATCGTTTGAACAACAATAGTACCTAGTGAGATGCCGACAAAATGACTTTTCTCTATTTCAAGATGGTTTAATACCTCGACTACATCTTCGGATACCTGTACAAACGTATCTCCTTTTTTCCAACCTACCTTTTCAGAGCCCCCATGACCACGCAA
Above is a window of Haloplasma contractile SSD-17B DNA encoding:
- a CDS encoding alpha/beta fold hydrolase, translating into MLHYSVYKNEHSNEWVTLIHGAGGSSIIWYKQIKTYRKDFNVLCIDLRGHGGSEKVGWKKGDTFVQVSEDVVEVLNHLEIEKSHFVGISLGTIVVQTITRYHSDRVQSMILGGAVIQLDIRTKFLIALGHLFKYILPYIWLYKLFAWIIMPKQAHNESRHAFVEQAKRMCQKQFIRWFTLTKSLNPYLRNLQLDSKGVPTLFVMGEEDHLFLTSIKELVKKQSELKLACIKDSGHVCNIDQPKRFNKITLNFMKYPNTA
- a CDS encoding diacylglycerol kinase; translated protein: MKRARLIYNPTSGKELIKKRLPYILERLEDAGYEASVHATKGPGCAKHAAETAVKQRYDLVIAAGGDGTIFEVVNGLAEKEYRPRLGLIPSGTTNDFARALEIPRNVKAACDIIVNGFSRELDIGKADDKYFVNIAAGGALSEVTYEVPSKLKTVLGSLAYYFRGIRKLPFMTPMNAHIEYDGHVYDGDIVLFLVCNTNSVGGFERLASKSKLDDGQFDLIIIEKMILPKLLGLGIQTLSGKHLKHAKIKYLKANSISISVERDVKLNLDGEYGGMLKGEFKNLKRHLEIYVPRTDNKHFSERLC